The Thermasporomyces composti region AGGTAGCCCTCGGCAACAAGCTGCCCGTACGCCTGCGTCACCACCCAGCGCGAGCAACCGAGGTTGGCGGCGAGGGTCCGGCTGGGCGGGAGAGCCGCGCCGGGTGGGAGCCGGCCGTCCCGGATCGCCTGGCGGAGGGCACGGGTCAGGCGTTCATGGAGCGGTCCGGGGCCGACGACGTCGACGTCGACCAAGGCGTCCCACGCCAGCGTGACCCGAGGGATCGTCACTTGGCGGATGGTACGACGAGCGCCGTTCAAGATCATTCAGCCTTGACCAAGATCACGTCGGCGCATCGCTGGTCGCGACCGGGATCGCTGAGGGCTCGCGCGGCCGGGTTGGTCCGGTTTCAGCAGGCGCGGTCAACCGATCGGTGGATGCACGCGTGCCGGCTGGTCGATGCGCTACCTCCACCGAGCCGGCGGCCAGGTTCGACTGGTTGGGCGATCCGCGGTGACCCCTTCGAACGCGATGCTCGATGGCGACATGCCCAGCGAGGAAGGGACGACGATGCCGGTGATCGAGGTCACCAAGCTGCGAAAGCACTACGGCGCGACGGTGGCGGTGGACGAGGTCTCCTTCACCGTCGACGCCGGCGAGATCTTCGGACTGCTGGGACCGAACGGCGCCGGCAAGACCACCACGGTGGAGTGCGTCGGCGGTCTCCGCGTCCCGGACGCCGGCGAGATCCGGGTGCTCGGCCTGGACCCACAGCGTGACCGTGCCGCGCTTCGACAGCGGGTGGGCATGCAACTCCAGGAGAGCGAGCTGCCCGACCTGATCAAGGTCTGGGAGGCGCTGGATCTCTACAGCTCCTACTACGACGAGCCGGCCGACTGGCGGCTGTTGCTGGAGGAGCTCGGTCTGGCCGACAAGGCCGCCACGCTGTTTCGGGAGCTTTCCGGCGGACAGAAGCAGCGGCTGTCGATCGCTCTCGCCTTGGTGGGCAACCCCGAGGTGCTGATTCTCGACGAACTGACCACCGGCTTGGATCCGCAGGCGCGTCGAGACACCTGGTCGCTGGTGGAGAGGATTCGCGCGCGTGGTGTGACAGTCGTCCTGGTCACCCACCTCATGGAGGAGGCCGAGTACCTCTGCGACAGGGTGGCGATCATCGCCGGGGGTCGAACCGTGGCGATCGATACGCCAGCCGGCCTCGTGGCCCGTGCCGGGACCGGCGAACGGATCACGTTCCGTCCGTCGGAGCCGGTCGATGCTCACCTCCTGGCGGAGCTGCCTGGGGTGACCAGTGTGTCCTGGCACCAGTCACGCCTCGTCGTCACCGGATCGGGTGACGCGTTGCCCGCCGTGACGGCGTTCCTCGCCCGTCGCCAGATCATCGCCCACGACCTTCGCGTCCAGCAGGCCAGTCTCGATGACGCGTTCGTCGAGCTCACCGGCCGCCCGCTCCAGGACGCGACGAACGGAGACACACCATGACCCTGCTGGCCGCGATCACGTTCACCGAAGCCAAGCTGTTCCTGCGGGAACGGCTGACCGTGTTCTTCACGCTCGTGTTCCCCACCGTGGTGTTCGGCGTCCTCGCGTCGATCCCGGCGTTACGCGTCCCTCTTGAGGACCTGGAGGGCGCTCGCTTCATCGACTACTTCATCCCGTCGATCGTGGTGATGACGCTCGCCATGGTCGCGGTCAACACGATGCCGACGCGGCTCGCCACCTATCGCGAGAAGGGTGTGCTGCGGCGTATGTCGACCACGCCGGTCCATCCGGGCGCTGTGCTCGTGGGTCAGCTCGTCGTCAACGCGGCGGCGGCGGCCGTGGGCACGGTCGTGCTCGTGGCTTTCGCGTCGACGGCCTTCGACGTACCGTTGCCACAACACCCGGCGGGTTTCGTGCTCGCGTACGTTCTCGGTGGCGGTGCGATGCTCGCGCTCGGGCTCTTGGCCGCGGCGTTGGCGCCGCGCGCCAACGCGGTCGGCGTGATCGCGTTGCCGATCTTCTTCCTCACCATGTTCGTCGGCGGTGCCTATTTGCCGCGGTTCATGCTGCCGGAGATCGTCGTACGCATCGGCGACTACACCCCGCCTGGGGTCCAGGCGCTCCAGGACGCGTGGACGGGCGCCGGCCCGGACCCGCTGCAGATGGTCAGCATGGCAGCTGTGGGGGTCGTGGCCGGCGTCGTGGCGGTTCGCTCCTTTCGGTGGGAGTGAGCCCCTGGGCGGGGCCTGGACCGCAGGTGAACGTCTCCGCCGGACCTGGCAGGGTGGTGTCTGGACGACGGCAGGGCCGAGGACGCGGTGTCTGCCGAGACCGCTGAGGAGGTGGCGGTGGCGATACCGCGGGCGACGCCGACGGTCTGGGAACGCGTGCAAGGACCGGTGTACGACGCGATCCCGTACTTCGTCCTGATCCTCTCCGCGCTGCTCACCCTCGCCAACCCTGACCAGGCCGGGAGAGGTCCGGCGCTGGCGTTGTCAGCTCTCGCCGCGGTGTGGATCTACCTCATGGTGACGCGACGCGTCGCTGAACGTCACCCGCTCGGCTTGGTCTACTTCGCCGGGTTCACGGCGCTCGCCGGTGCCCTGGTTCTTCTGGCGCCGCCCTTCGGCATCTTCGCCTGGGTTGGTTACCTGCACGCGGTGGGCATCCTGCCGGGCTGGTGGAAGATCCCCGGAGTCGTCGCCACCGCGGTCGTCGTCGCGACGTCTCAGGCCGGCGGCATCCCCCACGACCAGGCGACCACGTCGCTGTTTCTCGTCCTCTTCGTCGTCAACGTCTGTCTCGCCGGGGTGCTGGGTGCGTTCGCGCTCGTGGACGTCCGGCGCAGCGCGGAGCAGAAAAAGACGATCGAGCAGCTCGCCGAGGCCAACCGCAAGCTCGAGGCGATGATGGCGGAGAATGCCGGGCTGCAGGCTCAGCTGCTCACCCAGGCGCGCGAGGCGGGCGTTCTGGACGAGCGACAGAGGATGGCGCGGGAGATCCACGACACCCTCGCCCAAGGGCTGACCGGCATCATCACCCAGCTCGAGGCCGCCCGGCAGGCCGCGAACGACCCGTCGGCGTGGCGCCGGCATCTCGACAACGCGTCGACGTTGGCCCGGGAGAGCCTCCGGGAGGCGCGGCGGTCGGTGCAGGCGCTCCGGACCGAGGCGCTCGACACCGCCCGACTGCCCGAGGTGCTCGCCGAGCTGGCGCGGCGGTGGGCGGAGGTTCACGGCGTCGCGGCGGAGGTCACGACCACGGGAGAGCCTCGGCCACTGCACCCGGAAGTCGAGATGACCCTGCTGCGGACCGCGCAGGAGGCCCTGACCAATGTCGCCAAGCACGCCGGCGCGTCCCGCGTCGGCCTCACCCTCTCCTACATGGAGGACGTGGTGGCGCTGGACGTGCGCGACGACGGTGCTGGTTTCGATCCCGCGCGGCTGTCGGAGCAGGCGCCCGGCGAGGGCGGGTTCGGCTTGCTGGCCATGCGGCAGCGGGTGCGGCGCTTGGCCGGCCGTCTGGACGTGGAGTCCCGACCCGGGGCCGGGACGGCGATCTCGGCGAGCGTTCCCGTGATCCCTGCGGAAGCCAGGTGAGCGTGCGCGAGCTGGGGCGCACCGCCGAAGCCAGACGAGAGCCCCGCGGAAGCCCCAGGAAGCCCTGCGGAAGCCCCAGGAAGCCCTGGAAGCCCCAGGAAGCATGGCGAAACCCGAGGCCAGGTGAGCGCCGCGAGGCCACGAGATGCCGACGGGCGCCAGGTGAGCGAGGAGGAGCCGAGGATGGACGTGCCCGCCCCGAGCGAGCGGATCCGGCTGTTGCTGGTCGATGACCACCCGGTGGTCCGGGACGGTCTGCGTGGCATGCTCGCTGGCGACCCGCGCTTCGAGGTCGTGGGCGAGGCCGCCGATGGGGCGGAGGCGGTCGCGCGAGCCGAGGTGCTCGTGCCGGATGTCATCCTGATGGACCTGCGAATGCCGGGGATGGACGGCGTGGCGGCGATCACTCGGTTGGCCGAGCGCGGCGTGCCGTCGCGGGTGCTGGTGCTCACCACCTACGACACCGACACGGACGTGGTCGCCGCGGTGGAGGCCGGCGCTACCGGCTACCTCCTCAAGGACGCGCCCCGCGAGGACCTGCTGCGGGCGGTCGTGGCCACTGCTCGCGGCGAGGCGGTCCTCTCGCCGGCGGTCGCCACGCGGCTGCTCGGGCAAGTCCGTCAGCCAGCGCGGGAGCCGTTGAGCCAACGGGAGCTCGACGTGCTCGCCCTCATCGCGCAGGGTGCGACGAACCGGGAGGCGGCGGAGTCGCTGTTCATCAGCGAGGCCACCGTCAAGACACACCTGCTCCACATCTACGCCAAGCTCGGCGTCAACGACCGTGCCGCGGCGGTCGCGGTGGCGTACGAGCGCGGACTCCTGGGGCCACAGGGACGCTGAGCGGTCGGGACCGTGTCCGGCGGGCTGACCGCTGTCGGGCTGAATCGGGCGAATCGCCACAACGTGGGGTTTGGCCGTGCAAGGATCGGGTGGGTGAGCATCTACGACATCCCCCTGCGCACGCTCGCCGGCGCCCCGTGGTCACTGGCCGAGCTGGCCGGACGGGCGTTGCTCATCGTCAACGTGGCGTCGAAGTGTGGGTTGACCCCGCAGTACGAGGGACTCCAGCAGCTCCACGAGCGCTACGCCGACCGGGGCTTCTCCGTCGTCGGCTTCCCGTGCAACCAGTTCGGCGGCCAGGAGCCTGGGACGCCCGAGGAGATCCAGGACTTCTGCTCGACGACGTACGGTGTGACGTTCCCCCTGGGCGAGAAGATCGAGGTCAACGGTCCCGGCCGGCACCCGTTGTACGTCGAGCTGACCTCGGTCGCCGACGACGACGGGGAGGCCGGCGACGTCGAGTGGAACTTCGAGAAGTTCCTGGTTGCGCCGTCGGGCGCGGTGGTGCGGCGGTTCCGGCCGGGGACCGAGCCCACCGATCCGGAGTTGGTCGCCGCGATCGAGGCCCAGCTGCCGGGCTGACCGCGTCGAGTCCGGCGAGTTAGGTTAGCCTTCTCTTGGTTGCCGCCCTTGGGGTGGTTGAGCGGGTGGCTGATCTTTCGCCCGGAGGACGCCGATGGCCCGTGCGGTCGGGACACTGGACCGTCAGGGCGACGTCGTCCCCGCCAGCCGACGAAGCGTGACGGCGCTGCGCGGAGCCGGTCTCCTCGTCGCCCTCGCGGTCCTCGTCCTCGTCGCCCTGCTCAGCGTCGCCCTAGGGGCCAAGCCGATCCCGCTGTCCGAGGTCGTCGACGTGCTGGTGCACCGCGGCACCTCGAACGAGGCCGTCGTCATCTGGGAGCTCCGTGTGCCGCGGACCATCCTCGGCCTCGCGGTCGGCGCCGCCCTCGGATTGGCCGGCGCCCTCATGCAGGCGCTGACCCGTAACCCGCTCGCTGACCCCGGCATCCTCGGGATCACCGCGGGCGCGGCGGCGGCGGTGGTGGTCGCCATCGCGTTCCTCGGTGTGACGAGCCTGGTGTCGTACGTCTGGTTCGCCCTCGTCGGGGCGGCGGCCGCCGCTGTGGTCGTCTACCTGCTCGGGTCGGCGGGGCGTGGCGGCGCGACACCGGTCCGGCTGGCGTTGGCCGGC contains the following coding sequences:
- a CDS encoding glutathione peroxidase, which translates into the protein MSIYDIPLRTLAGAPWSLAELAGRALLIVNVASKCGLTPQYEGLQQLHERYADRGFSVVGFPCNQFGGQEPGTPEEIQDFCSTTYGVTFPLGEKIEVNGPGRHPLYVELTSVADDDGEAGDVEWNFEKFLVAPSGAVVRRFRPGTEPTDPELVAAIEAQLPG
- a CDS encoding sensor histidine kinase, with protein sequence MSAETAEEVAVAIPRATPTVWERVQGPVYDAIPYFVLILSALLTLANPDQAGRGPALALSALAAVWIYLMVTRRVAERHPLGLVYFAGFTALAGALVLLAPPFGIFAWVGYLHAVGILPGWWKIPGVVATAVVVATSQAGGIPHDQATTSLFLVLFVVNVCLAGVLGAFALVDVRRSAEQKKTIEQLAEANRKLEAMMAENAGLQAQLLTQAREAGVLDERQRMAREIHDTLAQGLTGIITQLEAARQAANDPSAWRRHLDNASTLARESLREARRSVQALRTEALDTARLPEVLAELARRWAEVHGVAAEVTTTGEPRPLHPEVEMTLLRTAQEALTNVAKHAGASRVGLTLSYMEDVVALDVRDDGAGFDPARLSEQAPGEGGFGLLAMRQRVRRLAGRLDVESRPGAGTAISASVPVIPAEAR
- a CDS encoding ABC transporter ATP-binding protein codes for the protein MPSEEGTTMPVIEVTKLRKHYGATVAVDEVSFTVDAGEIFGLLGPNGAGKTTTVECVGGLRVPDAGEIRVLGLDPQRDRAALRQRVGMQLQESELPDLIKVWEALDLYSSYYDEPADWRLLLEELGLADKAATLFRELSGGQKQRLSIALALVGNPEVLILDELTTGLDPQARRDTWSLVERIRARGVTVVLVTHLMEEAEYLCDRVAIIAGGRTVAIDTPAGLVARAGTGERITFRPSEPVDAHLLAELPGVTSVSWHQSRLVVTGSGDALPAVTAFLARRQIIAHDLRVQQASLDDAFVELTGRPLQDATNGDTP
- a CDS encoding response regulator, coding for MDVPAPSERIRLLLVDDHPVVRDGLRGMLAGDPRFEVVGEAADGAEAVARAEVLVPDVILMDLRMPGMDGVAAITRLAERGVPSRVLVLTTYDTDTDVVAAVEAGATGYLLKDAPREDLLRAVVATARGEAVLSPAVATRLLGQVRQPAREPLSQRELDVLALIAQGATNREAAESLFISEATVKTHLLHIYAKLGVNDRAAAVAVAYERGLLGPQGR
- a CDS encoding ABC transporter permease, which codes for MTLLAAITFTEAKLFLRERLTVFFTLVFPTVVFGVLASIPALRVPLEDLEGARFIDYFIPSIVVMTLAMVAVNTMPTRLATYREKGVLRRMSTTPVHPGAVLVGQLVVNAAAAAVGTVVLVAFASTAFDVPLPQHPAGFVLAYVLGGGAMLALGLLAAALAPRANAVGVIALPIFFLTMFVGGAYLPRFMLPEIVVRIGDYTPPGVQALQDAWTGAGPDPLQMVSMAAVGVVAGVVAVRSFRWE